The region CTTAGATTCTGACAGTATGGCTAACAGAACTATAGCTTGAAAAGCTAGCTAGttagaaaaaacataaaatgtagaattattttaataagaataaGCCCTTatcagtttatatattttatatttacatacatatacaaaagATCATGATCAAATAACCAAGGAGAGGAGAATATATAAATCAATAGCTTAGGAAACTGTTTACACTCAAACAAGCATTTAAGATATCTAATGAGAACAGGAAGGAtcatcatataaaattatatggtATCAATAAAATAGAGAAGGATCTTAAGAATAAGTATAAAAATCAACAATAGCATAGAAGGTCAAGTATGAAATAAAAAGAGCTAAAGCAGAccagcaaaagaaatgcaaaaaagcaaaatggctgtctggggaggcctttaaaatacctgtgaaaagaagagaagtgaaaaagtaaaggaaaaaaggaaagatataagtatctgaatgcagagttccgaagaataccaagtagagataagaaagccttcttcagcgatcaatgcaaagaaatagaggaaaacaacagaatgggaaagactagagatctcttcaagaaaattagagataccaagggaacatttcatgcaaagatgggctcgataaaggacagaaatggtctggacctaacagaagcagacgatattaagaagaggtggcaaaaagacacagaagaactgtacaaaaaagatcttcacgacccgggtaatcacgatggtgtgatcactcacctagagccagacatcctggtatgtgaagtcaagtgggccttagaaaacatcactacgaacaaagctagtggaggtgatggaattccagttgagctatttcaaatcttgaaagatgatgctgtgaaagtgctgcactcaatatgccagcaaattgggaaaactcggcagtggccacaggactggaaaaagtcagttttcattccaatcccaaagaaaggcaatgccagagaatgctcaaactaccgcacaattgcactcatctcacacactagtaaagtaatgctcaaaattctccaagccaggcttcagcaatacgtgaaccgtgaacttccagatggagaagctggttttagaaaaggcagaagaaccagagatcaaattgtcagcatctgctggatcatggaaaaagcaagagagttccagaaaaacatctatttctgctttattgactatagcaaagcctttgactgtgtggatcacaataaactgtggaaaattctgagagagatgggaataccagaccacctgacctgcctcttgagaaatctgtatgcaggtcaggaagcaacagttagaactggacatggaataacagactggttccaaataggaaaaggagtacgtcaaggctgtatattgtcaccctgtttatttaacttatatgcagagtacatcatgagaaacgctgggctggaagaagcacaagctagagtcaagattgccaggagaaatatcaataacctcagatatgcagatgacaccactgttatggcagaaagtgaagaggaactaaaaagcctcttgataaaagtgaaagaggagagtgaaaatgctggcttaaaaacACAagattcagagaactaagatcatggcatctggtcccatagctTCAtgtgaaacagatggggaaacagtggaaacagtgtcagactttatttttgggggctccaaaatcactgtagatggtgactgcagccatgaaattaaaacacgcttactccttggagggaaagttatgaccaatctagatagcatattcaaaagcagagacattactttgccaacaaaggtccgtctagtcaaggctatggtttttccagtggtcatgtatggatgtgatggttggactgtgaagaaagctgagtgccgaagaattgatgcttttgaactgtggtgttggagaagactcttcagagtcccttggactgcaaggagatccaaccagttcatcctaaaggagatcagtcccaggtgttcattggaaagactgatgctaatgctgaaactctttggccacctcatgcaaagaattgactcattggaaaagaccctgatgctgggagggattgggggcaggaggagaaagggacgacagaggatgagatggcttgatggcatcaccaattcgatggacctgactttgagtgaactccgggagttggtgatggacagggaggcctggcctgctgtaattcatggggtcgcaaagtgtcggacacaactgagagactgaactgaagtaaactgaaAGCAGACCAGAGACTACTTAAGATTATAGCTAGTCCCTACGGCCTACAAAGACTTATAGCCCAGTCTCCTTCATGAAAGCAAAAACCGATGGGATCCATGGAAACTGTTAAAGGTGACGGATGAGCACAAACTCATTCTTCCTAATAGAACAGAAAACCAAAGCATAGACTCTACACATGCTGTATATATAGtcatccccatggacaaagagaACATTAGTATATATAGACAAATACAAATAGAGCTAAAACTAAATGCTTTATGTAAAGTCAAAAACATTAACTAACATTTCACACTATTATTACCTTTAACAACTGGAGTTGGTCAAATGTTAACTCTTTCACTGGAATTTCAAATAATTCAACTGGATCAGCGTCAAatttctaaaaagaagaaaatggggcCTTAAGTTATTACTGAATATTTACTCTAGACAGTCCCTATGTCTCAATTTTCTGATAAGAGTAATTGTTTGGTGGTCACAGGGAGCCCACGAAGGGGAGCTCTTTCTACCTAACACTACCTTCCAGCTCTTAAATtctggcttttttgtttttaatgtaggtaaaaacattttttttagtgAAGAAAAAAACAGCTAGGAAGAAGCTGTAGCACTGAAGACACACTGAGAACCAAGCCATAGATCAGTAATTTCTCCTGTTTCCTGCCAGGCTGTATACATTTGACATATATCCATGCTACATGACTAGGAAATCAACAGGCAAGCATGATCCAAGTATGGATTAGTTTCTGTCAAGTTTCTAAACATTTCAAAATCTTTTAAACTGAAGTTtggttaaaaacaacaacagaaatcaaTTTTCATGAAAAAAGTGATTATAGATGCTTTCACAATAAGCAAATCTGTTTTATTAGATTTTAATAAATCAAAAGTCACACTATTCAGGCACTTATTTCTTAAGGAAATGAGTTAATGCACCACCAGTAAATCATCAGTtcaacaaacaaattaaaatccAGTGTATCTCTATTCATTTTCACATCAAGTACATATAGTATGAGACTATGTAAGTTTTTCTAGAAGGATACACAAGAAACTGCCAAGTAGAGAAGAGAGTATGaccaaggagaaaaaggaagattaatgtttcatttcataatctttttactttttaaaattttatttatttatttattatttttggctgcactgggtcctcattgctacgcccaggctttctctagttgtggcaagtgcaGGCTTtcttgcagtgctcaggcttctcactgctgtggcttctcttatggcagagcacaggctctgggagcACAGGCTTCATAGTTGTGGCCagtaggctcagtagctgtggcaagtgggtttagttgccccatagcatgtggaatcttcctgaaccagggattgaacactaatcccctgcactggcaggcagaaattcttaaccactggaccaccactgaAGATCCACTTCATAATCTTCTGAACTATTGGTATAAAAAATActggtatataaaaatatactggtATATAAAAAATActggtatataaaaataaatgaacatcaaTTGGTTTTATAAGGAAAATACCAACTTAAAAATGactactaaaaaaataaacaatttattgttttcattctgCAATTAACTCAGGTTCAATCAAAGAACAATTAAAGTCTGGTAAAAATGAGGGGTCAGTTAAACTCTTCAATTAACCCTCACGGAGTTTAAGAAATTACAGCTAGAGTCACTAATCTCAATCTTGGTTAGTGAGTTCCTTCACCATTCCATCCGTTTTTGTTTCACTTTGCATTAACATTTCCCCCACAGCAAAAACAACCTGTCCCAAGTCTAATTCTCCGTCTTTAATCTAAATAGGTGcatcctgggaattccctggcgatccagtggttagtactcagcactctcactgctgagggactgggttcaatccttagtaaGGGAAGCAAGAGTCCCCAAGCCATGCAGCATGGTGATCCCCAACAACAGATGATTTAAATAAATAGGTgcatctccttccttctcctaacACCATTTCACACAAAGGGAAGGATCCTtttctataaatgaaaataatccaAACTCATATGACTGATTATAATAGAATCCACCAGCAGGCAGAGTCAGGTGCCTTGTCACAGATTTACACTACATTAtgtagctcaacattcagaaaactaagatcatgacatccggtaccatcacttcaagggaaacagatggggaaacagtggaaatagtgtcagactttttttgggggggctccaaaatcactgcagatggtgactgcagccatgaaattaaaagatgcttactccttagaagaaaagttatgaccaacctagacagcatattcaaaagcagagacattacttcgccgattaaggtccgtctagtcaaggctatggtttttccagtggtcatgtatggatgttagagttggactgtgaagaaggctgagagccaaagaattgatgcttttgaactgtggtgttggagaagactcttgagagtcccttggactgcaaggagatccaactattccatcctgaaggacatcagccctgagatttctttggaaggaatgatgctgaagctgaaactccagtactttggccacctcatgggaagagttgactcactggaaaagactctgatgctgggagggattgggggcaggaggaaaaaggcacgaaagaggatgagatggctggatggcatcactgactcgatggacctgagtttgagtgaactccgggagttggtgatggacagggaggcctggcgtgctgcaattcatggggtcacaaagagtcggacacgactgagcgactgaactgaactgaactgatgcagcgTCTGGTACATGTTAGTTAATCTACAATGTtttatcagtttcaggtgtacagcagtgattcagttacacaaacatatatatatatataaaaaaatagatatatctagtcttttccattacagattataagatattgaattaAGAGActgttccctgtgatatacagtaggaccatgttgtttatttattttatatattgcagtttgtatctgctaatctcaaactccaaatttatatgaaataatccctttccccctttggtaaccataattttattttctaagtctctattttgtaagttcatttgtattatattttagattccacgtaagtgatatcatatggtatttgtctttcatttcctgacttacttcacttagtatgataatctctaggtccattcatgtcacTCTAAGTgctattatttaattcttttttatggctgagtagtattccactgtacatGTATGTATCTTCACACATTCATCtgtatccatccatctgctgatggacattcaggATGCTGCCATGTATGAGATActctaaatagtgctgcaataaacattaaggtgcatgtttttttttcaaattatgattttctctggaaatCCCAAGAGTGGTATTGCAGGATCATATAGACTTACTtcattttttgaagaatctccatactgttctccattgtggctgcaccaatttattcccatcaacagtgcaggagggttcctttttctccataccctctctccagcatttattatttctcaactttctgataatggccattctgagcaGTAAGAGGTGGTACTTCACTATAGCTtggatctgcatttctctaacagtaatactgagtatcttttcacgtgcccattagccacctgtatgtcttctttggagaaatgtatattcagGTCTTCAGCCCATTTATTGAATTAtaggagctgtttgtatattttagaaattaatccacTGTCagtagcatcatttgcaaatattttcacccaGTCAGTaggttgttttctttgttgtgcaaaagcttcaGAGTAATTAGATcccctttgttttttatttgcattactctaggagacagatccaaaaaaatattgatgcaatttatatcaaagagtattctgcctgtTTCCTCTAAGCTTTATACTgtccggtcttacatttaggtttttaatccactttgagggtttttggattttttttaataattgtatttattttgggctgtgttgagtctttgttgctgcatgggcttttctctagttgtggttagGGACAGGTTTTCTTGATGCAGAGCGTGAATCAAGGGCACGAAGACttcagttcagtagttgtggcttccaggctctagagcacaggctcagtagttggtaGCACATGGGCTTAACTGCTCCACAGCAAGTGGGATATTCCtgtatcagggatcaaacctgtgtctcccacactggcagatggattcttcaccactgagtcacagggaagccctgagtttaTTCTtctatatggtgttagagaatgttctaacttcattctttcccaTGTAGTTCTCCAGTTTTCTCAGTCTTAACTTCAGATCAACTCAATTGAAAATGATACCCATcacagttttaaagaaaatgccaggagatgtgggtttcctccctgggtcaggaggatcccctggaggagggcatggccacccattccagtattcttgcctggagaatcccatgaacagagaagcctagcaggctacagtccacagggttgtaaagagtcagacatgactaaagcaactgagcatacatacatCAGTGTCTGctggggattggttccaggacctctCATGGATACCAAATCTACAGACGCTCAAGTCTCTTATGTATAATggcatgtatatataaaacttgctaatttttaaacttttgtctAACTGTAAGAATTAAAGGAATTTCTACATACCTTTTTCATAGTCAAACAACAAGTGAGATCATGATACACCACAGGCACAAAATCTTTTGAAAGATGTACATCAAATTCTACAAAGGCTGCAccctgagaggaaaaaaaaaaattgaaaaatattatcGAGCCCACAATACATCTAAAACTCTAAGAATATAACAAATGTATTATTCACTGTAAAAGTATAGACCTATCTATACACACAAAAACTTCCTCAAGAATTATTTAATGCTATACTTCAAGCTTTTTCTAAAAGCtaatcttttaaaacaattataactTCTTTTTTGTAACAGCACAACAATTTTTCCTGGCAAAAAATTGGGTACTGATCCTACTCAAACACACTCCAGGGCCTTTCTGTGGCAGTGGACAGCCTTCACCAGTGTCACCTCTGCTCCTGCTATTAGCAGAAATGGAGCCTACAAGGAGTCTGGGGCATGGCTACCTCCCATCTTGTTGCCCCCTGCACATCTCGGTTCAACAGTCAAACCTCAAAGGTGAGGTGGGAACAGGAAAAGCTGCAATCTCTTAGCTCTGCTACTTGGTGCACTTGAACACTTTATAGCCTTTCTTAATAAAACCTCAATAATCAGATTAAAGAGGAAACTACAACTTCtgctgaaaagagaaaacagaaatggataACAAGAATAATGCATACACCAAATTTCCTAATAGAAGCTTAAACAGAAGAAATATGTACACCAATTAGACTTAAGTCAGATCCATGACTTATGAATTAATCCAAATAAAGGCTAAAAACATAAACTGACAAATTTGTGAATTCACTATAAGAAAACCAGCTGGGATCAAAGGATACAAGATCTGATGGTGTCTATGGCCCAGACAAGTGCTGTGTAGGAATGGATGGACATGTTTCCATCCCTTACCCTAACTTTAGTCAAGAAAAATGCTTAACTTGTCAGTACATATAGATCATAGGCTAAAACCAAAGGAGTCTGCTTCCTCTGTAACTTCTGAAGCAGGAAATAAGCTTAGCTGCTTCCACTGTCAACAAGAAAATAACACAAATCATTTTtatcaaagagggaaaaaaaaaccctataccCCGTAAAGAGTTAAAACAATTATACATAAAGTATAGCATCCcagttttaaagtttaattttagatTACCATCCTTTAGGAAGATAAATTTACTAAGGGATAAAATCTGATCACAAAATTCATAcgtgagggactttcctggtggtccagttattaagactccacatttcactgcagggggcccgggttcaagcCTTAGCCAAGAAACTAATCTACCACATGCAgtgtagcatggccaaaaattaaaaagaaaaaaaaaaattcttgtgtgAGCAAGAATAAGCCAATAATAACCGAAACCTCTTCAAGGATGTCTTTAACATGAAACCAAACGAGCCTTTCATAACTAACATAAGACATTCTATAAAATGATCCCTGAGAGTAAAAAGGGTTTCAACAGAAAAGGGCTCAATGGAATCTTCCCTCAAAAAGCAGACACCCTGAAAGCTCTTTATTAGGGATCTTCATGTGTTCGCAGCTAATAAAACCATGTTTAGATTACTTAACTATAAGGAACTGAAACTAGTTACAAATAATGACCTACAGCACAGCATAATTGTATTTTAACATCTTTTCAACACAAAATTATCAACTAAACATTTTTGAACATAAAATCAATGATTATGATAATCAATCTAAGATCTCAAGAAATATAAAATgcatcattattttatataccACTAAGAGGGAGAAAAAACAATGCCAATCAAACCATGACAAGTTAAGACAGTTGTAAATCCTATCCCAATTTTAGAGATGCTAAAATACGGGAAAAGTGTGTCTTAGAATAGTTGTTTGTGCTTTTCCGGTAAGCGGCCTGAGGTGACTTCTAAAAATGGTGCGCTATTCACTTGACccagaaaaccccacaaaatcatgcaaatcaagaggttcaaaTCTTCGTGTACACTTTAAGAACACTCGTGAAACCGCCCAGGCCATAAAGGGTATGCATATCCGAAAAGCCACCAAGTATCTGAAGGATGTCATGTTAAAGAAGCAATGTGTGCTGTTCCGCCGCTACAATGGTGGAGTTGGCAAGTGTGCACAGGCCAAACAGTGGGGCTGGACTCAGGGTCGATGGCCCAAAAAGAGTGCTGAATTTTTACTACACATGCTCAAAAATGCAGAGAGTAATGCTGAACTTAAGGGCTTAGATGTAGATTCTCTGGTCATTGAGCACATCCAAGTGAACAAAGCCCCCAAGATGCGGCGCAGGACTTACGGAGCTCACGGTCGGATCAACCCCTACATGAGCTCTCCCTGCCACATTGAGATGATCcttactgaaaaagaacagattgcTCCTAAACCAGGAGAGGAGgttgcacagaagaaaaagatatcccagaagaaactgaagaaacaaaaacttatggCCCGGGAATAAATGCcgcaaaaaataaatgcaaataaaagtaaaaaaaaaaaaaaaagaaagaatagttgTTTGCTTCATATAAgtgataaaattaaaatctaacAAATCAAGTTTATTTGCTGAACTATTTTCAAAAAGGCAAAGCTTAAGGCATGTATGTGGAGGACAATgggaaaaaactgaaatatagagTTTCTCAGTTTTCCCCTTAGTTTAACTTCAAAACATGAGGCTTAACTTGAGGTACAGTAGAAGGTGAGGGGGGAGGAAACACACAGGctcttgatttacaatgtcaaaCTTCAGGTACTGAAAAACCTAaacgctaaaaaaaaaaaaaaacccaccactaACTGAATAACGATATAAAAGGAGTTAAGAAATTCAGCATGATCAGGTTAGAATTAGGACggtatacagtgtgtgtgtgtatatatatatatatatatatatttgtgtgtgtatatatatatctccgtATATAtatctctctgtatatatatatggagttttatatacatataatacatataaggagttttatacacacacacacacacacacacacacacacaatactatAAAAAGTTAAGAAGTTCAACATAATCGGGTTGGTATACAGGAGGCAAACTGACATcctaagtgtttttctttgtgaccccccccaccaggcttctctctccgtgcaattatccaggcaagaatactgggagtgggtagccattctcttctccaggggatcttctccacccagggattgaacctgggtctcctgcattccaggcagattctttaccatttgagccaccagggaagcccaagtgaagaGATAGGActaataaggagttaatatctaaCATAAAAATTTACAGCTCAGCAtcaaaacaaaccccaaactatccatttatttaaaatgttagaagAACTGAgtatacatttttccaaaggaaatgcTGATGACCAACAGATATAGGAAATGTTATAACACTCagcatgagggaaatgcaaatcaaaaccacaaagaaccggacttccctggtggtccaatggttaagaatctacctaccaatgcaggggacatgggatcaaactctggtctgtGAGATaaataagcctgtgcaccacaactaccaagcctttctttgtgccacagctactgaaactcGCATGCCTTAGAGCTCCTGCTCTGCAGTAAGagtagccacaactagagaagcccttgcagagcaacaaagatccaaggatagccagaaagaaatataaaacaaaaaaaccacaatgagttatcacctcactgTCATCaaaagaatggctattatcataaaaaacagaaataaatgctggCAAGCATgtaaaaggaaccctcctacactgctggtgggaatgtaaactggtactgACACTGTAAGAAACAGTTATGAAGGtttttcaaaaagctaaaaagagaactactatatgacccgccaattccactcctagatatatagctgaaaaatactaatttgaaaacatatatgCTCTTTAATGTTCAcaatagcattatttacaactccCAAGATAGAAAGAAACCaaactgaatggataaagacatgatgtatgtatgtacacacacacacagctcagcTTTGtgtactgctcagccataaaagagagtGAAATTTTGCTatctgtaacaacatggatggacttggaaggtattatgctaagtgaactaaatcagatagagaaagactaTACTATACGACATCACTTGCATGGAACAGTGtttaccagtggagagagggaagggaggaggggcaatAAAGGCACAGGGGATTAAGTGGTACAAACTATCAGgtttaaaataagctacaaggatacaacacagggaatatagcaaacattttacaataactataaatggagcataatctttaaaaattgtgaataattatattgtatacctgtaatTTATGCAATATACATCAACCATACTACAAATCACCTAATTAACTTTTAAGAGGATGCTTAGGATTCCATTGCTTTAATTCTAATCCATACCatgaactgaaattaaaatgcctagaaatattttatcttcacttagaaatatatttagaaaaagcagaaatattctcCCTTTTACCCTATTAATGCAGACTGGAGGAGGCTACCCCAACCTACAACTCTCTACTTTTCTACCTGTGGATCACTAGTCCAAAGTTGTTTAAAGAGAGGTTCACTTACATGACTAGCAGCATTTCTTAAAGAAGCAATAGTATTTTCTTGAACTTTAGCAagcctgaaagaaaataaatatacagaaatatagttatcattaataaagaaaagataaatttagTAAAGAAGTCAACTATATTTTCAATAAAGGACACAGTATTTATTCTCTATTTTGAGGCTAACTTTACCATCCCCAAAATAAGACTGACCATTACTTGATTGGTGTGTGCATTCCTTAAATCAAGCTCTAATAATCATAGGTATTTACAAGCCAATTTAAAGCCCAATtacaaaaattacatttaaatccAGGGTACTAATTAAAAGGATCCTTTGACCTTTAGTTGGTTAAACCTTATCATCAAGCATAAGCTACCAAATGCTAGTACTACTCAAATATTCAACCTACTGAGCAGTTGTTGTAGAATTCCCTGCACCTCGATGTCCAACATCCAATGGTATTCTTGGTTTCCAATACTTGGAAAATGAAGATTTCATGTCACAACTGTATCCTGGTAACGGCTTAATAATTATATAGTCAACTTTCATAGGAAAAATgggggaagggaaaaagaaagacaattaaAAGGCTACGGTGAACTCAATTACACTTAaacaccatcaaaccagctttatCAGTTGATCAAACAGAGAGAAATCAAGTCAATGACCATTCAGAGTAAAGCTTCCGGaaaattgctgttgttcagtcactaagtcatgcccaactcttttgtgatcccatggaccgtcaCTCCCCAGGAtactatgtccatgggatttcccagcaagaatattatagtgagttgacatttccttctccaggggatcttctcaacccagggatcaaatccatgtctcctgcttagcagacagattctttaccaatgagcaaCCAGGGAATGTATTTGTTAAGATTCTGAAACAACTTATTAATTTAATTCTTTACCATTCTCAAAAGCACAATTTGAAACTAATTAGAACCCTAACTTAATGTTTGCTTATTTGTAAAGGGCCACCATGCTTGTCTAAGCTTACCTCTCACTTTGCCTATTGTTTTCCTAGAATTTCTGCTCATGATGGGAAGAGTAAGGATTCCAGCGCTCTTCCCACTCTCTGCAATGGTGGACGATAAGAGACATGCTGTACCCACATGTCCAGGAAAAGCATCACCCTGAACTACATGTTCACTGAGATCTTCCTGAAAAACAAGGATAAGAATAACCCAAATTCTTATAATTCAATATTCTCCATTAGAAGATCAAAAAAGACACCCTTAAAATCAACTCAGAATCTATGGAAGAAAATCAATAATACAA is a window of Budorcas taxicolor isolate Tak-1 chromosome 13, Takin1.1, whole genome shotgun sequence DNA encoding:
- the LOC128058607 gene encoding 60S ribosomal protein L17-like, coding for MVRYSLDPENPTKSCKSRGSNLRVHFKNTRETAQAIKGMHIRKATKYLKDVMLKKQCVLFRRYNGGVGKCAQAKQWGWTQGRWPKKSAEFLLHMLKNAESNAELKGLDVDSLVIEHIQVNKAPKMRRRTYGAHGRINPYMSSPCHIEMILTEKEQIAPKPGEEVAQKKKISQKKLKKQKLMARE